The following are from one region of the Nicotiana tomentosiformis chromosome 7, ASM39032v3, whole genome shotgun sequence genome:
- the LOC104090058 gene encoding protein LIGHT-DEPENDENT SHORT HYPOCOTYLS 10-like: protein MSNFDRGKELVQGSSRSPGDQPATLSRYESQKRRDWNTFGQYLRNQRPPVSISQCNSNHVLEFLRYLDQFGKTKVHLQGCIFYGQPEPPAPCTCPLRQAWGSLDALIGRLRAAYEENGGSPETNPFASGAIRVYLREVKECQSKARGIPYKKKKKKIGGSSDSKGDDDSTSSHHPFS, encoded by the coding sequence ATGTCAAATTTTGATAGAGGTAAAGAATTGGTTCAGGGATCATCAAGATCCCCAGGCGATCAACCAGCCACACTGAGTCGATACGAGTCTCAAAAACGACGAGATTGGAACACTTTCGGTCAGTACTTGAGGAATCAAAGGCCACCAGTTTCCATATCCCAATGTAATAGCAACCATGTCCTAGAGTTCCTCCGATACCTGGACCAGTTCGGGAAAACTAAGGTTCACTTACAAGGTTGTATCTTTTATGGACAGCCCGAGCCGCCAGCTCCCTGTACTTGTCCGTTAAGACAAGCATGGGGAAGCCTTGACGCTCTCATAGGACGGCTTCGAGCCGCGTATGAAGAGAACGGCGGCTCGCCTGAGACAAATCCATTTGCTAGTGGTGCAATTCGGGTGTATCTAAGGGAAGTGAAGGAGTGCCAATCTAAGGCACGAGGCATTCCGtacaagaagaaaaagaagaagattggTGGTAGCAGTGACAGCAAAGGAGATGATGATTCCACTTCTTCTCATCACCCATTTTCTTGA